A stretch of the Diadema setosum chromosome 16, eeDiaSeto1, whole genome shotgun sequence genome encodes the following:
- the LOC140240165 gene encoding uncharacterized protein, which produces MKPYGGRNLDQQQKICNYRLSRARRVVENAFGILALRFQCFLGQMRQEPDTVRLLVEAAIMLHNLIRKRYQALDVRMLDQEDAQHNLIPGAWRTAAITVRKSCDAVMLS; this is translated from the exons ATGAAACCCTATGGCGGTCGTAACCTTGACCAACAGCAGAAGATCTGCAACTACAGGCTGTCTAGGGCAAGGCGTGTTGTTGAAAACGCCTTTGGTATTCTGGCCTTGCGGTTCCAGTGCTTCCTTGGCCAGATGAGACAGGAACCAGACACAGTCCGCCTGCTCGTTGAAGCTGCCATCATGCTGCACAACCTCATCAGGAAGCGCTACCAGGCGCTGGACGTCCGCATGTTGGACCAGGAGGATGCCCAGCACAACCTCATCCCTGGAGCTTGGAGAACTGCCGCCATCAC TGTGAGAAAGTCCTGCGATGCAGTCATGCTTTCATAG